The following coding sequences are from one Bos mutus isolate GX-2022 chromosome 22, NWIPB_WYAK_1.1, whole genome shotgun sequence window:
- the TRAIP gene encoding E3 ubiquitin-protein ligase TRAIP, whose amino-acid sequence MPIRALCTICSDFFDHSRDVAAIHCGHTFHSHCLIQWFETAPSRTCPQCRIQVGKRTIINKLYFDLAPEEENVLDTEFLKNELDNTRALLSQKEKEKRDSQLIIDSLRDTLDERNATVESLQRALDKAEMLCSTLKKQMKYLEQQQDEAKQAREEARRLRSKMKNMERIELLLRSQRPEVEEMIRDMGVGQSAVEQLAVYCVSLKKEYENLKEARKASGELADKLKKDLLSSRSKLQTVCSELDQAKLELKSSQKDLQSADKEIASLKKKLTILQETLKLPPGDSETINRLVLESPAPMEMVSVKLRRPAFGDDIDLNATFNVDTPPTQPSSTQYGLAKRLFPEKAHSPVQDVPKKMPKGPRQESQLSLGGQRCLGEPDEELASAFPVFIRNAVLGQKQTKRVRAEPCRSTDAVRIGFDGLGGRTKFIQPTDTTMIRPLPVKPKPKARARQKLGARTVPTPSQATLDNFLWQ is encoded by the exons ATGCCTATCCGTGCGTTGTGCACCATCTGCTCCGACTTCTTTGATCACTCCCGCGACGTGGCCGCCATCCATTGCGGCCACACCTTCCACTCGCATTG CCTAATTCAGTGGTTTGAGACAGCACCAAGTCGGACCTGCCCGCAGTGCCGAATCCAG GTCGGCAAAAGAACCATTATCAATAAGCTCTACTTTGACCTTGCCCCGGAGGAGGAGAATGTCTTAGATACAGAATTCTTAAAG AATGAGCTGGATAATACCAGAGCCCTGCTTTCCCAGAAAG aGAAGGAAAAACGAGACAGCCAGCTCATCATCGACTCTCTGCGGGACACGCTGGATGAGCGCAACGCCACTGTGGAGTCCCTGCAGCGGGCCTTGGACAAGGCCGAGATGCTGTGCTCCACCCTCAAG AAGCAGATGAAGTACTtggagcagcagcaggatgaggCCAAGCAAGCACGAGAGGAGGCTCGCCGACTCCGGAGCAAGATGAAGAACATGGAGCG AATCGAGCTCCTACTCCGGAGCCAGCGGCCTGAGGTGGAGGAGATGATCCGAGACATGGGTGTAGGACAGTCTGCGGTGGAGCAGTTGGCTGTATACTGCGTGTCCCTCAAGAA AGAGTACGAGAATCTAAAAGAGGCACGGAAGGCCTCAGGGGAGCTAGCTGACAAACTGAAGAAGGACTTGCTTTCTTCCAGAAGCAAG TTGCAGACAGTCTGCTCTGAACTGGACCAGGCCAAGTTGGAGCTGAAGTCGTCTCAGAAGGACTTACAGAGTGCTGACAAGGAAATTGCG AGCCTGAAAAAAAAGCTGACGATACTGCAGGAAACCCTGAAGCTGccaccaggagacagtgaaactATCAACCGCCTCGTTTTAGAGAG CCCAGCTCCTATGGAGATGGTGAGCGTGAAGCTTCGCCGGCCAGCCTTTGGTGATGATATTGACCTCAATGCCACCTTTAATGTGGACACTCCCCCAACCCAGCCCTCCAGCACCCAGTATGGCCTTGCCAAGAGGCTCTTCCCTGAGAAGGCACA TTCTCCTGTTCAGGACGTTCCCAAGAAGATGCCCAAAGGCCCCAGGCAG GAGTCCCAGCTCTCGCTGGGGGGCCAGCGCTGTCTAGGGGAGCCTGATGAGGAGCTGGCTAGCGCGTTTCCCGTCTTCATCCGGAATGCTGTCCTGGGCCAGAAACAGACCAAGAGGGTCAGGGCAGAGCCCTGCCGCAGCACAGATGCA GTAAGGATTGGCTTCGATGGACTTGGAGGCCGAACCAAATTCATCCAGCCT ACCGACACAACTATGATCCGCCCACTGCCGGTTAAACCAAAGCCCAAGGCCAGGGCTAGGCAGAAACTGGGGGCCAGGACAGtgcccaccccctcccaggcCACGCTGGACAATTTCCTGTGGCAGTGA